Proteins encoded within one genomic window of Anaerolineae bacterium:
- a CDS encoding glycine C-acetyltransferase — translation MGEDRLAWIDEEIKALKEQGLYINIRTIQSPQGAWLTVDGKKVLNFCSNNYLGLANHPRLKEAARKALEEWGVGPAAVRTIAGTMSLHLELEEKLARFKGAESAISFQSGFKANLATIPALVGEGDVIFSDELNHASIIDGCRLSRAKIVRYNHCDPADLEAKIRQEAGKYRRGIIITDGVFSMDGDIAPLPEIVEIAEKYNLMTMVDDAHGEGVLGRGGRGIVDHFGLHGRVDVEIGTLSKAFGVVGGYVAGKEKVVEWLRQRGRPFLFSSAMTPADVAACIAAVEILEESTELVDKLWENTRYFKAEMRRLGFDIGQSVTPITPVMLGEAPLAQEFSRRLFENGVFAQAIGYPTVPKGKARIRVMISATHSREDLDKGLEAFARVGKELGVI, via the coding sequence ATGGGAGAAGATAGACTTGCCTGGATCGATGAAGAGATAAAGGCCCTTAAGGAACAGGGCCTTTACATAAACATCCGCACAATTCAATCACCTCAGGGGGCCTGGCTTACCGTTGACGGAAAGAAAGTCCTCAACTTTTGTTCCAACAACTATCTGGGATTGGCCAATCATCCCAGGCTTAAAGAAGCAGCCCGCAAAGCCCTCGAAGAATGGGGCGTTGGTCCCGCAGCCGTGCGCACCATCGCCGGGACCATGTCCCTCCACCTGGAATTGGAAGAAAAACTGGCCCGGTTCAAAGGAGCCGAGAGCGCTATATCTTTCCAGTCAGGCTTCAAAGCTAACCTCGCCACAATACCCGCTCTGGTGGGAGAGGGGGATGTAATCTTCTCCGACGAACTTAACCACGCCTCCATTATAGACGGATGCCGCCTTTCGAGGGCTAAAATTGTCCGCTACAACCACTGCGACCCGGCTGATCTGGAGGCTAAAATTCGCCAGGAAGCAGGGAAATATCGCCGCGGGATAATCATAACCGATGGGGTCTTCTCCATGGATGGAGACATTGCCCCGCTGCCGGAAATCGTAGAAATAGCTGAAAAATACAACCTCATGACCATGGTAGATGATGCCCATGGTGAAGGAGTCCTGGGCCGGGGTGGGAGAGGCATCGTAGACCACTTCGGCTTGCATGGGCGGGTTGATGTGGAAATTGGGACCCTATCCAAAGCTTTTGGCGTGGTGGGGGGATATGTAGCGGGGAAAGAAAAAGTAGTAGAGTGGCTTCGCCAGAGAGGGAGGCCTTTCCTCTTCTCCAGCGCTATGACCCCTGCTGATGTGGCAGCCTGCATCGCCGCTGTTGAAATTCTGGAAGAATCCACCGAACTTGTAGATAAACTTTGGGAAAACACCCGTTACTTCAAAGCCGAAATGCGTCGTCTTGGATTTGATATCGGCCAGAGCGTAACTCCGATAACACCCGTTATGTTGGGAGAAGCGCCTCTGGCTCAAGAATTCTCCCGCCGACTCTTTGAAAATGGAGTTTTTGCCCAGGCTATCGGCTATCCTACAGTTCCTAAGGGCAAAGCCCGCATAAGAGTTATGATTTCCGCCACCCATTCCCGGGAGGATTTGGACAAAGGCCTAGAAGCCTTTGCTAGGGTGGGCAAAGAATTAGGCGTAATATGA
- a CDS encoding GH1 family beta-glucosidase: MSNETFLRFPEGFIWGAATSAYQIEGAWNEDGKGPSIWDTFCHIPGKIRGGDTGDVAADHYHRWEEDVKIMTELGLKAYRFSIAWTRIFPEGVGEINRKGLDFYNRLVDKLLAHGIEPFVTLYHWDLPQALQDKGGWPNRDTAYAFAHYAETVANELGDRVSFWITHNEPFVAAVIGHFTGDHAPGVQDPSAAFGAAHHLLLSHGLAAQAIRASASRKPEIGIVLNLHPVHPASPSEEDALAAKRFDGIINRMFLDPVFLGKYPEDMLELFGFFLPEIHPGDMETIATPIDFIGINYYTRTVARFDPEFPLLQASQIHPEGNEYSQMWEIYPPGIYEIVIRVWKDYKPASIFLTENGVPVPDGVDFDGKVRDERRIRYLRNHLLYLHKAIAEGAPVRGYFVWSLLDNFEWTHGYSMRFGLVYVDYPTQKRIIKESGWWYSKVIKENGLALE, translated from the coding sequence ATGTCTAACGAAACCTTCTTGCGCTTTCCTGAAGGTTTTATCTGGGGAGCAGCCACATCGGCCTACCAGATTGAGGGAGCCTGGAACGAAGACGGCAAAGGCCCTTCCATCTGGGATACCTTCTGCCATATACCCGGTAAAATCCGGGGGGGAGACACAGGCGATGTGGCCGCCGATCACTATCACCGATGGGAAGAGGACGTAAAAATAATGACCGAGTTGGGCCTGAAAGCTTACCGCTTTTCCATAGCCTGGACCCGCATATTCCCTGAAGGAGTGGGGGAAATTAATCGGAAGGGACTTGATTTTTACAACCGCCTCGTAGACAAACTCCTGGCCCACGGGATCGAGCCCTTTGTTACCCTCTACCACTGGGACCTCCCCCAGGCTTTGCAGGATAAAGGCGGGTGGCCCAATCGGGATACTGCATACGCCTTTGCCCATTACGCCGAAACAGTGGCCAATGAGCTTGGAGACAGGGTCTCTTTCTGGATTACTCACAATGAGCCTTTTGTGGCAGCCGTCATTGGCCACTTCACCGGCGACCATGCCCCGGGTGTACAGGATCCTTCCGCCGCTTTTGGAGCTGCCCATCACCTTCTCCTTTCCCATGGCCTCGCAGCTCAGGCCATCAGGGCCTCTGCCTCCCGTAAACCCGAAATCGGAATCGTCCTGAACTTGCATCCTGTTCATCCGGCTTCTCCTTCAGAAGAAGACGCCCTCGCAGCTAAGAGGTTCGATGGCATTATAAACCGCATGTTCCTGGACCCCGTTTTCTTAGGAAAATATCCCGAAGATATGTTGGAACTCTTCGGCTTCTTCCTCCCCGAAATCCACCCAGGCGACATGGAAACCATAGCTACTCCAATTGATTTTATCGGCATAAACTACTACACCCGCACAGTGGCTCGCTTTGACCCTGAATTTCCCCTCCTTCAGGCCTCTCAAATTCACCCCGAAGGGAACGAATATTCCCAGATGTGGGAAATCTACCCCCCCGGAATTTACGAAATTGTCATAAGGGTTTGGAAGGACTACAAGCCTGCTTCCATCTTCCTGACGGAAAACGGTGTCCCTGTTCCCGATGGGGTAGACTTTGACGGCAAAGTGAGGGATGAAAGGAGAATCCGTTACCTTCGGAACCACCTCCTTTATCTTCACAAAGCCATAGCCGAAGGAGCACCCGTGAGGGGATACTTTGTCTGGTCTCTCCTGGATAACTTTGAATGGACTCACGGGTACAGCATGAGGTTCGGCCTGGTTTACGTGGATTATCCGACCCAGAAACGTATCATCAAAGAGAGCGGGTGGTGGTATTCTAAAGTTATAAAAGAGAACGGCCTGGCTCTGGAATAA
- a CDS encoding efflux RND transporter periplasmic adaptor subunit, translating into MGRALKSWLLILAALTFTAACAQFPKARGDLLEASGTIEATEISVASEIGGKVVEVAVEEGDEIRKGNLLIRLDDSEARQKVAEAEAVLKEARAHLEKVQRGATTEELDLAEAALQQAIARRDAARRAWEDASAALKSLQELEVEIEKTKAELITAEGEIRKAEVQLRMAQIMRDRYQGDGSAQGKVLYTSYSYQVEAAKAALEAAKAKKLAVEIELKDLEDKKSNPYPYLLKALQAEGEYRQAEAHLLSAQAELEKARAGARPEEIELAHAAVKQAEAALEIARYFLTKHTIHAPASGFVSECAVKPGENLLPGKPFITIASLDEVELTLYIPLAKLGLMQLGQEVEVRVDSFPGEVFKGQIVYISPEAEFTPRSVQTKEERITQVFRVQVKLPNPDHKLKPGMYAEAIIRR; encoded by the coding sequence ATGGGTAGAGCTTTAAAGTCCTGGTTACTTATCCTTGCTGCCCTAACCTTCACTGCCGCCTGCGCTCAATTTCCAAAAGCAAGAGGGGATTTACTGGAAGCTTCAGGCACTATTGAAGCTACAGAGATATCCGTGGCTTCGGAAATAGGAGGCAAAGTGGTGGAGGTAGCAGTTGAGGAAGGGGATGAAATTCGGAAAGGAAATCTCCTTATACGGTTAGATGACTCCGAGGCAAGGCAGAAGGTGGCAGAAGCTGAGGCTGTTCTCAAAGAGGCCAGAGCACACCTTGAGAAAGTCCAAAGGGGTGCAACCACCGAGGAACTGGACTTAGCTGAAGCTGCCCTCCAGCAAGCTATTGCTCGGAGGGATGCTGCCCGACGAGCATGGGAGGATGCCTCAGCGGCCCTAAAATCGCTGCAGGAGCTAGAAGTTGAAATAGAAAAAACCAAAGCAGAGCTTATAACCGCTGAGGGGGAAATCAGAAAAGCCGAGGTTCAACTCCGTATGGCCCAAATCATGCGCGACCGCTACCAGGGCGATGGTTCTGCCCAGGGCAAAGTCCTCTACACTTCTTATTCTTACCAGGTGGAAGCAGCAAAGGCGGCTTTAGAGGCCGCTAAAGCCAAAAAATTGGCCGTTGAAATCGAACTAAAAGACCTGGAAGATAAAAAATCAAACCCCTACCCTTACCTCCTTAAAGCCCTACAAGCTGAAGGGGAATACAGACAGGCGGAAGCTCACCTCCTTTCAGCTCAGGCGGAGCTGGAGAAAGCCAGAGCTGGAGCAAGACCTGAAGAAATAGAGCTTGCCCATGCTGCCGTAAAACAGGCCGAAGCTGCGCTGGAAATAGCCCGCTATTTTCTAACCAAACACACCATACATGCCCCGGCCTCGGGTTTTGTGTCCGAATGCGCCGTAAAGCCTGGAGAAAACCTCCTACCGGGCAAACCATTCATTACCATTGCCTCTTTGGACGAAGTAGAGCTCACCCTCTACATACCCCTTGCCAAACTGGGGCTTATGCAACTGGGACAGGAAGTAGAAGTTAGGGTTGATTCCTTCCCCGGAGAAGTTTTCAAGGGCCAAATTGTTTACATCTCCCCCGAAGCCGAATTTACCCCTCGTTCAGTTCAAACGAAAGAGGAAAGAATCACCCAGGTTTTCAGGGTTCAGGTTAAGCTCCCCAACCCCGACCATAAACTCAAACCTGGAATGTATGCCGAGGCCATTATTCGGAGGTAA
- a CDS encoding glycosyltransferase yields the protein MKVAIVHDWLNQYGGAELVLEALKELFPDAPIYTSIYNPKAMPPFYRQWEIHTSFMDKLPFVKTHHQPFLPLYPLAFEGFNLTQYDLVISNKSGFCHGVITGPDTVHICYCLTPTRFVWDFHEYVKMEDIGPLAKKLLPLFLFFLRQWDRLAADRVDFFIAISREVKKRIRKFYQRTSEIIYPPVYTSRFHLSSEQDDYYLIVSRLVPYKRIDIAVEAFNLLKRPLIIVGEGRARASLEKKAGPTIRFLGRVPGEELAQLYARCKALIFPGREDFGIAPLEAQASGRPVIAYAAGGALETILEGKTGLFFRSQTPEALAETVLEFERRATEFDPPIIRESVKRFDVKNFKRKMQLFVRFAVDSIKGGTYV from the coding sequence ATGAAGGTTGCCATAGTCCACGATTGGCTCAATCAGTACGGGGGGGCCGAACTTGTCTTAGAGGCCCTAAAGGAGCTCTTCCCTGATGCCCCCATTTATACCTCTATTTACAATCCAAAAGCCATGCCACCTTTTTACCGGCAATGGGAAATCCACACATCCTTTATGGATAAACTCCCCTTTGTCAAAACCCATCACCAGCCCTTTCTCCCTCTCTATCCCCTCGCCTTTGAAGGTTTCAACCTCACGCAATACGACCTGGTAATTTCCAACAAAAGCGGCTTTTGCCATGGAGTGATAACAGGCCCTGATACGGTGCACATCTGCTATTGCCTTACCCCCACCCGCTTCGTATGGGATTTCCACGAATACGTTAAAATGGAAGACATCGGCCCGTTAGCCAAGAAGCTACTTCCTCTGTTCCTCTTCTTCCTTCGCCAGTGGGATAGGCTGGCTGCTGACCGGGTTGATTTTTTCATAGCCATATCTAGGGAAGTGAAGAAACGAATCCGTAAATTTTACCAGAGGACCAGCGAGATAATCTATCCCCCGGTCTACACCTCGCGTTTTCACCTTTCCTCTGAACAGGACGATTACTACCTCATAGTTTCAAGGCTTGTCCCTTACAAACGCATAGATATAGCGGTGGAAGCCTTCAACCTCCTGAAGCGTCCCCTCATCATTGTAGGAGAAGGGAGAGCAAGAGCCTCCCTGGAGAAAAAAGCTGGGCCTACAATCCGGTTCCTGGGAAGAGTCCCAGGAGAAGAGCTTGCTCAGCTTTACGCCCGCTGTAAAGCCCTTATTTTCCCTGGTCGTGAGGATTTTGGAATAGCCCCTCTGGAGGCCCAGGCCTCTGGCAGGCCTGTCATCGCCTACGCTGCCGGCGGAGCCCTGGAGACCATCTTGGAGGGAAAAACCGGTCTATTTTTCCGCTCGCAAACCCCGGAAGCCCTGGCTGAAACTGTCCTGGAATTTGAAAGGCGAGCGACAGAATTTGACCCTCCAATCATAAGGGAAAGCGTCAAACGCTTTGATGTCAAAAACTTTAAGAGAAAAATGCAGCTTTTTGTGCGATTCGCCGTAGATTCCATAAAAGGAGGCACCTATGTCTAA
- the amaP gene encoding alkaline shock response membrane anchor protein AmaP produces the protein MNTFNRIVVVIFLLINLVLLPAFFLFPRELIANLNSALTNLEHALEKIQPFVRLSGGIALAVLSFILCFLLLILELRPSKPGVVRVSRADRGEVLLELGSIAGRIQQTVAQIPSVVDVKPVIKRKGPGVDVTLNITTTPEVNVPEKSAEILEAVKRLVEGEIGVKLTHFQLKVKHIKSPITVKK, from the coding sequence ATGAACACCTTCAACCGCATTGTAGTAGTCATTTTCCTGCTGATAAACCTCGTACTCCTGCCCGCTTTCTTCCTCTTCCCCCGCGAACTGATCGCTAACCTAAACAGCGCCCTCACAAACCTCGAACATGCTCTGGAAAAAATCCAACCCTTCGTGAGGCTCAGCGGCGGAATAGCTCTGGCGGTGCTGAGCTTTATCCTCTGCTTTCTCCTGCTCATCCTGGAACTTCGCCCCTCAAAGCCCGGCGTGGTCAGAGTAAGCAGGGCTGATAGAGGGGAAGTTCTTCTGGAGCTTGGCTCTATCGCCGGCAGGATCCAGCAGACAGTAGCTCAGATACCCAGTGTGGTGGATGTAAAGCCAGTAATCAAAAGAAAAGGACCTGGGGTGGATGTTACCCTCAATATCACCACAACCCCTGAAGTAAATGTGCCCGAAAAAAGCGCCGAAATCTTAGAAGCGGTCAAGAGGCTGGTGGAAGGAGAAATCGGGGTAAAGCTGACTCATTTTCAGTTAAAAGTTAAGCACATAAAATCACCGATTACCGTCAAAAAGTAG